The Dethiosulfovibrio faecalis genome has a segment encoding these proteins:
- a CDS encoding trypsin-like peptidase domain-containing protein, with amino-acid sequence MVRVEKLLSKSYFRFTLCLLCCFTVLGGPLHAAEIDILALMEERQRAVSDMLESSILYVLVEDDDSYSMGTAFVVADGVALTNAHVVESAGDILVMSSFQRPVEARLFKREYRGDTGGNDFALLKFAPSPKLTPVTFTNRINRMDRVSAWGFPVLVTQFDQSFDDILEGSLKKAPPMVYTEGTVSALVEKNGERTVIHSAAIAGGNSGGPLVNVRGEVVGINTWGYTEEDEGAFVNASIPTERIVPFLQKSGISPRFSRNSPAMPRASLPQISLPQVSSPRINPSDSDRFSQSELSSLRELARSGDSDAQAALGAIYYDGEDVPQDTGQAVEWLEKAVRGGSPDAKALLGVILIFEESYRDPARGISLLRESSGSDSDGEIFSMLSRILYDGEVFGVPRDEDEAFKWAQKASDKGDSDGTAMLAMLYYFGEGVDENDAKALQLAEKAVKDGNSLGKAIMAWMYYDGVAVEEDLETALALATDAAEDDEPSAQGLLAYMYFYGYGVEEDHAAAEGWARRASDQGNEFGWFVLGSLYMEGAAVEKDLAMAWAYMDLANDRYVSDAEEALEELTQRMSSKDLKRGGEIQNRWFEEWGILRTDP; translated from the coding sequence ATGGTTCGGGTCGAGAAGCTCCTGTCTAAGAGTTACTTTCGTTTCACTTTATGTCTGCTATGCTGTTTTACGGTCCTCGGAGGGCCCCTTCACGCCGCCGAGATCGACATCCTGGCCCTGATGGAGGAAAGGCAGAGGGCCGTATCGGACATGCTGGAATCCAGCATCCTCTACGTTTTGGTGGAAGACGACGACTCCTACAGCATGGGCACGGCCTTCGTGGTGGCCGACGGAGTCGCCCTGACCAACGCCCACGTCGTGGAATCCGCCGGCGACATCCTGGTAATGAGCTCCTTCCAGAGACCTGTCGAGGCCAGGCTTTTCAAAAGGGAATACAGAGGCGACACAGGAGGAAACGACTTCGCACTGCTCAAGTTCGCCCCCTCGCCTAAACTGACACCGGTGACCTTCACCAACAGGATAAACCGCATGGACAGAGTCAGCGCCTGGGGTTTTCCCGTTCTGGTGACCCAGTTCGATCAGAGCTTCGACGACATACTGGAGGGATCTCTTAAAAAAGCCCCTCCCATGGTCTACACCGAGGGAACGGTCAGCGCCCTGGTAGAGAAAAACGGAGAGAGAACGGTCATCCACTCCGCCGCCATAGCGGGAGGAAACAGCGGCGGTCCTCTGGTCAACGTCAGAGGAGAGGTCGTGGGCATAAACACCTGGGGATACACCGAGGAGGACGAAGGAGCCTTCGTCAACGCCTCCATCCCCACAGAGAGGATCGTTCCCTTTCTCCAGAAAAGCGGAATAAGCCCGAGGTTCTCTCGAAACTCTCCCGCCATGCCTCGGGCGTCGCTGCCCCAGATATCGCTGCCTCAGGTATCGTCGCCCCGGATAAACCCTTCGGATAGCGACCGATTCTCCCAGTCGGAGCTGTCCAGCCTCAGGGAACTGGCCCGATCGGGCGATTCCGACGCCCAGGCCGCCCTGGGAGCCATCTACTACGACGGAGAAGACGTCCCCCAGGACACGGGGCAGGCTGTCGAATGGCTGGAGAAAGCCGTCCGAGGAGGAAGCCCGGACGCAAAGGCTCTTCTCGGGGTGATACTGATATTCGAGGAGAGCTACAGAGACCCGGCCAGAGGGATATCGCTGCTTAGGGAATCCTCCGGCTCCGACTCGGACGGGGAGATCTTCTCCATGCTCTCCAGAATCCTCTACGACGGGGAGGTTTTCGGGGTTCCGAGAGACGAAGACGAAGCCTTCAAATGGGCCCAAAAAGCCTCGGACAAAGGCGACTCGGACGGAACCGCCATGCTGGCCATGCTCTACTATTTCGGCGAGGGAGTCGACGAAAACGACGCGAAGGCCCTTCAACTGGCCGAAAAGGCGGTAAAAGACGGGAACTCCCTGGGGAAGGCTATCATGGCCTGGATGTACTACGACGGAGTCGCAGTCGAGGAGGACCTAGAGACGGCCCTGGCTCTGGCCACCGACGCAGCCGAGGACGACGAACCGTCCGCTCAGGGCCTGCTGGCCTACATGTATTTCTACGGCTACGGGGTCGAGGAGGATCACGCCGCCGCCGAGGGCTGGGCAAGGAGGGCGTCGGACCAGGGCAACGAGTTCGGCTGGTTCGTCCTCGGATCGCTGTACATGGAGGGAGCCGCCGTCGAGAAGGACCTCGCCATGGCCTGGGCCTACATGGACCTGGCCAACGACAGATACGTCTCCGACGCGGAAGAAGCCCTGGAGGAACTGACCCAAAGGATGTCCTCCAAAGACCTGAAGAGAGGCGGAGAAATCCAGAATCGCTGGTTCGAGGAATGGGGGATCTTACGTACCGATCCCTAG
- a CDS encoding LAGLIDADG family homing endonuclease, with product MTKEDRRYRDRFDPSVDVNMLENPLIPRQSENAAWLLDQRYLLSRYDRAEGKVRKEASFEEFARRVSRVIASVETLYVNEEGLNWIRVLEKNLFSDILNRRFLFNSPCLFGAAAGMTVDPAMSELIYRSPDDMSYSDYVAVRDGKTESQQLFACFVISVEDSIEGIFDSVKDAAVISKYGGGVGGNFGNLREFGSDIKGGTGGKASGPVSFMETWNTMGSVVVQGGRRRAALMGMLYDDHPDVERFMDAKVEDGKLPYFNISVSVSDELLTKAAQGGDFNLRSRADGSVAKTVKAADLWDKLCRNAWRRGDPGVFFGDRANVDNILKKDPQWRIESTNPCVTGDTWVMTDEGPQQAVNLVGRPTTLLVDGKGHETEGFFSTGVKPVFELKTKEGHSLKLTVDHKVRRVIYKSRDRMDFEWIPASDLSESDLLVLNNHRDFIGWNGRYTESEGYLMGLLLGDGTIKNGKAVLSVWMPEKASNDDSVGQDAVMNKALSCALKLKHRSDFAGWTSVSGRDEFRLSTSAIKQLATDLGMSVGNKMISPTLEGETSSSFYSGFLRGLFDSDGSVQGSQEKGLSVRLAQSNLHTLQSVQRMLARLGIVSKIYKYRRKANLRSMPDGKGGSRLYQIQDQHELVISNDNLSRFQARVGFEDSDKSLKLENAINSYDRRQNRERFIARFDSLVACGEEAVFDVQVPGVNAFDANGLYVHNCGEQPLPNYTSCNLGSVNLEAFVSSESSGEAVFDMDSFVDQVFRSVYYLDLVIDATSYPLERIADRTKMIRPVGLGLMGLADAAIMLGISYGSESFNRFCRSLGGTMASAALAATVRIVSEEGKDPFPEHRLVSDLMESFRCEAGLPDAVDRWLERMDEGGFRELLERMRRTDTVPYTLVNTLEVLLSAASVHKGDGMGLVREVLEALFSGRMRNSRRLSVAPTGSISMLLDASPGIEPNFAWSWSRKVMSATGDGGYETREYFHRLMTAEHKDEFRRTGGISDPRFVTAYDIGTDSHVEVTGIFAAVVDSGISKTVNLPSEATVDDVRQVYEDCYRMGCKGITIYRDGSRSDQPIEAKKSDEPEKRPLSSKVKERPGSIVFGKTIKDVTPWGSMYVTINYDSDDPFEVFASLGKSGSEMKSMTEALSRVISIGLRSGGRLEDFISTLRGISGKEYWLFECDDDRVVRSIPDGIAILMEKLSGLGGETLKDVPKCPECGSPMEMVGGCEYCFSCGYSPCK from the coding sequence ATGACCAAAGAGGATAGGCGCTACAGGGACCGTTTCGATCCGTCCGTCGACGTTAATATGTTGGAGAATCCCCTTATTCCGAGGCAGTCGGAGAACGCAGCCTGGCTGCTGGATCAGAGGTATCTCCTGAGCCGCTACGACCGGGCGGAGGGGAAGGTCCGAAAGGAGGCGTCCTTCGAGGAGTTCGCCCGAAGGGTGTCTCGTGTCATAGCCTCGGTGGAGACTCTATACGTAAACGAGGAAGGTCTGAACTGGATCAGGGTTCTAGAGAAGAATCTTTTCTCCGATATATTGAACCGCCGTTTTCTGTTCAACTCCCCCTGCCTTTTCGGTGCCGCCGCCGGTATGACCGTGGATCCGGCCATGTCGGAGCTGATCTACCGGTCGCCCGACGATATGTCCTATTCGGATTACGTGGCGGTGAGAGACGGCAAGACGGAGAGCCAGCAGCTTTTCGCCTGTTTCGTCATCTCCGTGGAGGACAGCATCGAGGGAATTTTCGATTCGGTAAAGGACGCCGCCGTCATAAGCAAGTACGGCGGAGGGGTCGGCGGCAATTTCGGCAATCTGAGGGAGTTCGGCTCGGATATAAAGGGAGGCACCGGCGGCAAGGCCAGCGGTCCGGTTTCCTTCATGGAGACCTGGAACACCATGGGGTCCGTGGTGGTCCAGGGAGGACGGCGCAGGGCCGCTTTGATGGGGATGCTTTACGACGATCATCCCGACGTGGAGCGTTTCATGGACGCCAAGGTGGAGGACGGCAAGCTGCCCTATTTCAACATTTCCGTTTCCGTCTCGGACGAGCTTCTGACCAAGGCAGCCCAGGGAGGGGATTTTAACCTCCGTTCCAGGGCGGACGGTTCCGTCGCCAAGACGGTGAAGGCCGCCGATCTGTGGGATAAGCTGTGTCGAAACGCCTGGCGCAGAGGGGATCCCGGCGTGTTCTTCGGCGACAGGGCCAACGTGGACAACATACTGAAGAAAGACCCCCAATGGCGCATAGAGTCCACCAATCCGTGTGTTACCGGAGATACCTGGGTTATGACCGACGAGGGACCCCAGCAGGCGGTGAATCTGGTCGGAAGGCCGACGACTCTGCTGGTGGACGGCAAGGGGCACGAAACGGAGGGTTTTTTCTCCACAGGCGTAAAGCCCGTTTTCGAGCTGAAGACCAAGGAAGGACATTCCCTAAAACTAACCGTCGATCATAAGGTTAGACGCGTAATCTATAAATCGAGAGATCGCATGGATTTTGAGTGGATTCCGGCATCGGATCTTTCCGAAAGCGATCTTTTGGTTTTAAACAACCATAGAGATTTTATAGGCTGGAATGGCAGATATACAGAGTCGGAAGGATACCTTATGGGGTTGCTTCTTGGAGATGGCACTATAAAAAACGGTAAGGCGGTTCTTTCCGTTTGGATGCCTGAGAAAGCCAGCAACGATGATTCTGTAGGTCAAGATGCCGTGATGAATAAGGCTTTATCTTGTGCTTTGAAATTGAAACATAGAAGTGATTTTGCTGGCTGGACTTCCGTTTCTGGACGTGACGAGTTCCGACTTTCCACTTCTGCAATAAAACAGCTTGCCACGGATTTGGGGATGTCTGTAGGAAATAAAATGATATCTCCTACCCTTGAAGGAGAAACTTCCAGCTCGTTTTATTCTGGTTTTCTTCGTGGTCTTTTTGATTCCGATGGTTCCGTTCAGGGTTCTCAGGAAAAAGGCCTTAGCGTTCGTCTAGCTCAAAGTAACTTACATACATTGCAGTCCGTACAGCGTATGTTGGCTCGTTTAGGTATAGTCAGTAAGATATATAAATACAGAAGGAAGGCCAACTTAAGGTCCATGCCGGATGGCAAGGGAGGAAGTCGTCTCTATCAAATCCAAGATCAACATGAATTAGTGATAAGTAACGATAATCTCAGTCGGTTCCAGGCTCGTGTGGGTTTTGAGGACTCAGATAAAAGTCTAAAACTGGAAAACGCTATAAATAGCTATGATCGAAGACAAAATAGGGAGCGTTTTATCGCTCGGTTCGATTCCCTGGTTGCTTGCGGGGAGGAGGCGGTTTTCGACGTTCAGGTGCCGGGGGTAAACGCCTTCGACGCCAACGGGCTTTACGTCCACAACTGCGGTGAGCAGCCGTTGCCTAATTACACCAGCTGCAACCTGGGATCGGTTAACCTGGAGGCTTTCGTGTCGAGCGAATCCAGCGGAGAGGCGGTCTTCGACATGGATTCCTTCGTGGATCAGGTGTTTCGGTCGGTCTACTATCTCGATCTGGTTATAGACGCCACGTCCTATCCGCTGGAGCGGATCGCCGATCGCACCAAGATGATACGTCCCGTAGGGCTCGGCCTGATGGGGCTTGCCGACGCTGCCATAATGCTGGGGATCTCCTACGGTTCGGAGAGTTTCAACCGGTTCTGCCGCTCTCTGGGAGGGACCATGGCCTCGGCGGCCCTGGCCGCCACGGTCAGGATAGTGTCTGAGGAGGGAAAGGATCCCTTCCCGGAGCATCGGCTGGTGTCGGATCTCATGGAGAGCTTCCGCTGCGAGGCCGGGTTGCCCGATGCTGTGGATCGTTGGCTGGAGCGTATGGACGAGGGCGGTTTCAGGGAGCTGCTGGAGCGTATGAGGCGGACCGACACGGTTCCCTATACTCTGGTTAACACCCTGGAGGTCCTTTTGAGCGCCGCCTCGGTTCACAAAGGCGACGGGATGGGGCTGGTCCGAGAGGTGCTGGAGGCCCTTTTCTCCGGCAGGATGAGAAACAGCCGTCGTCTCAGCGTGGCTCCGACCGGGTCCATATCGATGTTGCTGGACGCCAGCCCCGGCATAGAGCCCAATTTCGCCTGGAGTTGGAGCAGAAAGGTGATGTCCGCCACCGGGGACGGAGGCTACGAGACGAGGGAGTATTTCCACCGTCTGATGACGGCGGAGCATAAAGACGAGTTCCGCCGCACCGGCGGGATCTCCGACCCCCGTTTCGTCACCGCCTACGACATAGGCACCGATTCCCACGTGGAGGTTACCGGGATCTTCGCCGCCGTGGTGGACAGCGGCATCAGCAAGACGGTGAACCTGCCTTCGGAGGCGACGGTGGACGACGTCAGGCAGGTCTACGAGGACTGTTACCGCATGGGATGCAAGGGTATCACCATATATCGCGACGGTTCCCGGTCGGATCAGCCCATAGAGGCCAAGAAGTCCGACGAGCCGGAAAAGCGTCCCCTCAGCTCCAAGGTGAAGGAGCGTCCGGGCAGTATCGTTTTCGGCAAGACGATAAAGGACGTGACCCCCTGGGGCAGCATGTACGTGACCATAAACTACGATAGCGACGATCCCTTCGAGGTTTTCGCGTCTCTGGGCAAGAGCGGTTCGGAGATGAAGAGCATGACCGAGGCCCTGTCCCGGGTGATCTCCATAGGTCTTCGCAGCGGCGGCAGGCTGGAGGATTTCATCTCCACTTTGAGGGGCATTTCCGGCAAAGAGTACTGGCTTTTCGAGTGCGACGACGACAGGGTCGTCCGTTCGATCCCGGACGGTATAGCCATCCTCATGGAGAAGCTTTCCGGACTGGGCGGCGAGACGTTGAAGGATGTTCCCAAGTGTCCCGAGTGCGGCTCTCCCATGGAGATGGTAGGCGGCTGCGAGTACTGCTTCAGCTGCGGCTACTCGCCCTGTAAATAG
- a CDS encoding glycosyltransferase, with protein MKDRKILIVTTVAVTLEAFLLPHAERLKEDGWQVDCLANGASKSEKCRLAFDHCHDIGWGRTPLDLKNFTEYPARIKKLVARKGYDVVHVHTPVASFVTRFALRDLKKRTKTKVVYTAHGFHFYRGGNPVKNALFLGLEKLAARWTDELEVINGEDYQAAITHLLPRERVRFLKDGVGLDRAHYNPDAVPKEAIRQARHDMGLTDGDVLFTMIAEFNRGKRHSDLINAFAMVKDPKAHLAFLGKGKLMEKSKELCRSLGIAERVHFLGHVSDVRPYILASRATVLPSEREGLPRSVMESIALGVPVIGANARGTRDLLKDNGGWIVPVGGIAEMKKTMEKAIGTRGRKKASMVYCVFQDIKPNMMGVAKKVKGQVKHMSQYFDLSCLFVGNHDMSLAHTIADRKDIVLKDIPRSNILSYRVDGLRTAYDWIARHRPDYLYLRYPLGCPFSALFTYMVSRMGVKIITEHQSKEPYELRLLKKYHFMVSDWLFGRLTLRNVSLIIGVTPEIRDFEKNRAPHSSAVCITNGIDVEDYPVRHYEKPSDKEGVDLLFSGALASWHGLDRLISAMAKFHECPVRLHIAGEGEEMDRLRSMAEKLPPIHSVTFYGYLDKGEISDLFDWCDAAIGSLALDRKGLRQACTLKTREYAARGIPFVINYDDPDFRNIPWVLRLPSRPQIDIHRICYWSTNNRQKPAEIRAKSSSIISYEEKTRQLKQAIREILFT; from the coding sequence ATGAAAGATAGAAAAATCCTCATAGTGACCACCGTAGCGGTAACCCTGGAGGCCTTCCTGCTGCCCCACGCCGAGAGGCTAAAAGAGGACGGCTGGCAGGTGGACTGCCTGGCCAACGGGGCGTCGAAGAGCGAAAAATGCCGCCTCGCCTTCGACCACTGCCACGACATAGGCTGGGGACGCACCCCTCTGGACCTTAAAAACTTTACCGAATATCCCGCCCGGATAAAAAAGCTGGTCGCAAGGAAGGGGTACGACGTAGTCCACGTCCACACCCCCGTAGCCTCCTTCGTCACCAGATTCGCCCTTAGAGACCTTAAAAAACGCACAAAGACCAAGGTCGTCTACACCGCCCACGGATTCCACTTCTACAGGGGAGGAAACCCGGTCAAAAACGCCCTGTTTCTGGGACTGGAAAAACTGGCGGCACGCTGGACCGACGAGCTCGAGGTGATAAACGGCGAGGACTACCAAGCCGCCATAACCCACCTTCTGCCCAGGGAAAGAGTGCGTTTTCTGAAAGACGGAGTCGGACTGGACAGGGCCCACTACAACCCCGATGCCGTGCCGAAGGAAGCGATCCGGCAGGCGAGGCACGACATGGGCCTGACCGACGGGGACGTACTCTTCACCATGATAGCCGAGTTCAACAGAGGCAAGAGACATTCCGACCTCATAAATGCCTTCGCCATGGTAAAGGACCCCAAAGCCCATCTGGCCTTTTTAGGAAAGGGAAAGCTCATGGAGAAAAGCAAAGAGCTATGTAGAAGCCTCGGCATAGCCGAAAGGGTCCACTTTCTGGGGCACGTTTCGGACGTGAGGCCCTACATACTGGCATCCAGGGCCACGGTGCTTCCCTCGGAGAGGGAGGGCCTTCCGAGAAGCGTAATGGAGAGCATAGCCCTGGGAGTGCCGGTGATAGGGGCAAACGCCAGGGGAACCAGGGACCTGCTGAAAGACAACGGAGGATGGATCGTGCCGGTGGGAGGGATAGCCGAGATGAAAAAAACCATGGAGAAAGCCATCGGGACAAGAGGGCGCAAAAAGGCCTCCATGGTCTACTGCGTGTTTCAGGACATAAAGCCCAACATGATGGGGGTGGCAAAAAAAGTAAAGGGACAGGTGAAACACATGTCCCAATACTTCGACCTCTCCTGCCTGTTCGTAGGGAACCACGACATGTCCCTGGCCCATACGATAGCCGACCGAAAGGACATCGTGCTGAAAGACATCCCCAGATCGAACATACTTTCCTACAGAGTCGATGGCCTCAGAACCGCCTACGACTGGATAGCCAGACACAGACCGGACTATCTCTACCTGAGATACCCGCTGGGGTGCCCCTTCTCCGCTCTTTTCACCTACATGGTATCCCGAATGGGAGTAAAAATCATAACCGAACACCAATCCAAGGAACCCTACGAGCTTCGTCTGTTGAAGAAATACCACTTCATGGTATCGGATTGGCTTTTCGGCAGACTTACCCTCCGAAACGTATCCCTCATAATCGGAGTAACACCCGAGATAAGGGACTTCGAGAAAAACAGGGCTCCCCACAGTAGCGCCGTGTGTATAACCAACGGCATAGACGTGGAGGACTACCCCGTCAGGCATTACGAAAAGCCATCCGACAAGGAAGGGGTCGACCTCCTTTTTTCCGGCGCTCTGGCCTCCTGGCACGGCCTGGACCGGCTGATATCGGCAATGGCGAAGTTTCACGAATGCCCCGTTAGGCTTCATATAGCCGGGGAGGGAGAGGAAATGGACAGATTGCGCTCCATGGCCGAAAAACTGCCTCCGATTCATTCGGTTACGTTCTACGGCTACCTGGACAAGGGCGAGATATCGGACCTCTTCGACTGGTGCGACGCAGCGATAGGATCCTTAGCGCTGGACCGAAAGGGACTCCGCCAAGCCTGCACCCTCAAGACCAGAGAGTACGCCGCGAGGGGGATACCCTTCGTGATAAACTACGACGACCCGGACTTCAGAAACATACCGTGGGTACTTCGTCTTCCTTCCAGGCCTCAGATAGACATACACCGTATATGCTATTGGTCAACCAATAACAGGCAAAAGCCAGCGGAGATAAGGGCAAAATCCTCGTCTATAATAAGCTACGAGGAAAAAACCAGACAACTGAAGCAGGCGATTCGAGAAATACTTTTCACATAA